The DNA segment TACACCTCGAGCCAGTTCATATCCTCAAGGTTCCAGCGAATCGACCCCTTCTCGCCGTTCACCTCCAACTGATTGCCGTTGCGATGGCCGCCCGCAAATCGCGTGGCCTCGAACACGCCCATCGCGCCGTTTTCAAACCGCGCGAGGAAGGCGACCGCGTCGTCGACATCCACCTGCCCCGTACCCGCAGACGCCTTCGCCTCAAGGCCCCCCGCCATCTCGCCAAGCGGGCGCTCCTTGATGAACGTCTCCATGCAGGCCGCGACCTCGCGAATCTCCCCGACCAAAAACCGCGCGAGATCGAGAATGTGCGCGGCGATGTCGCCAAGCGCGCCCGATCCCGTCACATCCTTCCGCAGGCGCCAAACGAGCGGGAAGCCGGGATCCATGATCCAATCCTGCAGATACTGCGCGCGCACGTGATAAATCCGCCCCAGGCGTCCCTCGTCGATCAGGCGCTTCGCAAACTGCACCGCCGGCGCGTACCGGTAATTGTGGCACACGAGGTGGTGGACCCCAGCCGCGCGTACGGCGTTGCGCATGCGAACGGCCTCGTCCACCGTCATCGCGAGCGGTTTCTCGCAGATCACGTGTTTCCCGTGCTCCGCCGCGGCGATGGCGATCTCGGCGTGCGCGTTGTTCGGCGTGACAATGTCGATCACGTCGATATCCTCGCGCTCCACCAATCGCCGCCAGTCCGTCTCGTACGACGCGAAGCCGTACGCCTCCGCCGCGCGGCGAAGCGGCTCCTCGCTTCGCCCCGCGATGGCCTGCAGCACCGGCTCGACGGGCAGATCGTCAAAAAAGAAGCTCAGATCTCGGTAGGCGTGGCTGTGGGCCTTACCCATGAACTGGTAACCCACCATGCCAATGCGAATCGAACGCTTCGGCATCCCGATTCCCCCTCGAACGACTTACAGCTTGACGGGTTCGCCCCGCTCGGCGGACAAGTACAGGCCGTTCAAGATGCGCTGCAGCTTGACGCCCTGCTCCGCCGTCGACAACGGAGGCTCGCCGGTCAGGCACGCGTCAACCCAGCGCCTTATCTCCCGCTCATAGGGCGATACTTCCGGCAGATACGCAGGCGTGACGTCGATGAGCGCGCCGTGCTTCTCTTGATACAGTTCAAGTGGAAACACGTTGGCGCCGCCGAGATCGCCCATCAGCTTCACATTCATGACGTCGCGCTCCTTCACGTTCGCCGCAAACGCCGACTCAATCACAAGCGTCGCCCCGTTGGCAAACTGGATCATGCCGCGCGCCATGTCTTCCACCGTGAAGTGTTCCCAATCCCAGTCGCCGAGGAGCCCCACGCCCTTGCGCGTGCCGAGCTTCTGATACGTCGCGCCCCACACCATCGTCGGCTCGGGGTAGCCCATCAAATACAGCGCCGTGTCGAGCATGTGGCAGCCGATGTCGATCAGCGGCCCGCCGCCCTGCAGCTCCTTGTTGGTGAACACGCCCCAGCCCGGGATGCCGCGGCGCCGCACCGCGATGGCCGTGCCCGCGTAAATCTCGCCGAGCTCGCCCGCGTCGATGAACCGCTTCAGGCAGTCGACCTCGCTCGTGTGCCGGTAGTGAAATCCGTACGACAGGTGCTTGCCGCTTTTCTTCGACGCGTCCGCCATCGCCTGCGCCTCTTCGACCGTCATCGCCGGCGGCTTCTCGCACAGTACGTGACAGCCCGCCTCGAGGGCCTTCACCGTCGCGTCCTTGTGGAACTTGTTCGGCGTGCACACGCTCACGACGTCGAGATCGGCCTTGTCCAGCATCTCGTCGACGGTCTTGAAAGCGTGCGGGATGCCCCACTTGCGAGCCGCCTCTTCAGCGCGATCCAGCGCGACGTCGCAGATGGCTGCGATCTCGACCTGCTCGCCGCACTTCTTGTAGTTCGGAATGTGCACCTGTTGGGCAATGCCGCCCGCACCCACGATACCCACGCGAATCTTGTCTGCCACTTCGATGTCCTCCTCTTACGCCCACCACATCTGCTGAAGTTTTTCGCGAATCACGAGCGGCCGCAGAAAGCTGACGGCCTTCTGAAACCCTTCCTCGATGGACATCAGGCTGTCCTCGTGTTCAATCGAGATGACGCCATCGTAGCCGTTCATCTGCAGGGCGCTCAACAGGTCCGCCCAGGTCTCTTGGCCGTGGCCATACCCCACCGTGCGGAAAATCCAGGCGCGCTTCAGCTCCTCGCGGTACGGCTTCGTGTCGAGCACGCCGTCGCGCGCCACGTTGCGCTTGTTGAAGCCCGTGTCCTTTGCGTGCACGTGGAAGATGCACGCATGCTGTGCGAGGGCGTGCACGGCCTCGACGGGATCGATCCCCTGCCAGAACATGTGGCTTGGATCGAAGTTGATGCCAATCTGTTCGCCACAGGCCTCGCGCAGCCGCAAGAGCGTCTCGCCGTTATATACGACGAAGCCTGGGTGCGCCTCGATGGCGATGCGGACGCCGTGATCGGCCGCGAACCGGTTCATCTCGGTCCAATACGGGATGACCTTCTCCTTCCACTGCCACTCGAGCACGCGCGAGTATTCTTCCGGCCATGGGCACGTGACCCACACGGGGTTCTCCGAGTGCTCCGATTCGCCCGGACAGCCGGAAAAGGTGACCACCGTCTTGACGCCGAGCTCCGCAGCCAGCTTGATGGTCTCGCGCAGCTCCCGATCCGCCCGCTCACGCACCTCACGGTTGGGGTGCAGGGGATTGTTGTGGCAGGAGAGCGCCGAAATCTCGAGCCCCCGCGACGCGACGGCGTTCAAAAACGCGGACCGCTTCTCGGCGGAGGCGAGGAGCGCCGCTCGGTCACAGTGCGCGTTGCCTGGATAACCGCCGGTGCCAATTTCGACGGCGTCGACGCCCGCCGCCGCGACGTGATCGAGCATCTCTTCAAAAGGCATTTGGCTAAAGAGAACGGTGAAAATGCCAAGTTTCATGCGGAAGCCTCCCTTCGTGGTGCCGTCAGAGACGCGCCTGAAGAAATTGAAGCGACGTGGCGATGGCCTCGAATGGATCGCCAGGGCAGACGTCCTGTTCGACAATGACGTAGCGCACCCCTGCTTCGGAGGACGCCTGGAAGATGGCATCCCAGGGCAGCACGCCGGTCCCGACCGCGGCAAACTGGCCGTCCGGCGCAGCGTCCTTGGCGTGCAAGAGGTCGAGGCGGCCGCGGTACCGCCGCATGAGGTCAACCGGATCGAACCCGGCGTGGTGCGCCCAGTAGACGTCGAGCTCGAGGCCGAGGTCCGGCAGGCGGGTCAACAGCCAGTCGAGCGCGGTCTGCCCCTCGTACGCCGCGAATTCGAAATCGTGGTTGTGATACGAGAAACCGAGTCCGGCAGCGCGCACGCGCTCGGAGGCGCTTTCCAGCAGGTCGGCGAGCGCTGCGTAATCCTGCCGGCGCTCGACGGGAAGCCAAGGACACACGACGTACTCGAGGCCGAGCGCATGCGCCTCATCGACGACCTGATCGAGCTCCGATTCCAAGCGGTGGAGCGGGACATGGGCCGAAATGGCGCGAAGGCCCATCTCGTCCAAGCGGCTGCGGAGCGCCGGCGCGGTGTACGGACCGTAGTGGTGCAGCTCGATGAGCCGGAAACCGATTTCGGCCACGCGGCGAAGCGTCCCGTCGAAGTCTTCTTCGAGTGGCTTGCGCAGCGTGTACATCTGCAGCGCGATGTCAGGCATTTACCTCTCTCCCTTCGCCAATTGAATGAGGCTTTCCAGGCGTTCCCTCACGCGGAGCGCGCGCGAAGCCCCGGTGCCACCAAGCGGCGCCTCGTGAAGCACCTCTGCGGCCACAGGCCCGCGGTAGCCCGCGCGGTACAGCCCGCGCAAAAACGAGACCAGCGGGATACAGCCATCGCCGGGCATCAGGCGCCTGCCGTCGTGCGCGTCCTGTGGTGCGTCGTTGGTGTCGTTGATGTGGACGTACACGATTTTCTCGGCCGGAAGCTCGGCGAGATCGTCCTCGGATTCGCCGGCGGTGTACCAGTGATAGCTATCCGCGAGCACGCCGACGTTTGGAGCGCCAACGGCCTCCCAAAACGTTTTCAGGTCCGCGAGCGACTGCACGAAGGGATACGTCCGACCGCGCAGGTGATGGGGGCCGACGTACTCCAGGCCGACGCGCATGCCGAGCGGCATGAGCTCCACGGCCACTTGGCGGATGCGCCGAGCCAGCTGGGAGATGTAGCGCACCGGCGCCTCATCCACCGAAGGCCAGAGAAACGTCGTCACGCCGCGGGCGCCGAGGCGGGCGCAAAGGCGCGCGCGATCCGGCAGGAGCGCCAGCTCGCGAAGAAAGGAGGGCTCAGACTCGTACAGGTTGACGGGCAGGCCCAAGTTCGCGAGCACGAGCCCGCGCGCACGAAACAGATCCTCCAGATAAGCCTCCCCGTGCCTCTCCGCTTCGGCTTCCAGCCAGGAGAACGGGACGTCGACGTAACGGTAACCGGTTTCACGCGCGAGGTCAAGATACGG comes from the Alicyclobacillus vulcanalis genome and includes:
- a CDS encoding sugar phosphate isomerase/epimerase family protein, which produces MPDIALQMYTLRKPLEEDFDGTLRRVAEIGFRLIELHHYGPYTAPALRSRLDEMGLRAISAHVPLHRLESELDQVVDEAHALGLEYVVCPWLPVERRQDYAALADLLESASERVRAAGLGFSYHNHDFEFAAYEGQTALDWLLTRLPDLGLELDVYWAHHAGFDPVDLMRRYRGRLDLLHAKDAAPDGQFAAVGTGVLPWDAIFQASSEAGVRYVIVEQDVCPGDPFEAIATSLQFLQARL
- a CDS encoding Gfo/Idh/MocA family protein — protein: MADKIRVGIVGAGGIAQQVHIPNYKKCGEQVEIAAICDVALDRAEEAARKWGIPHAFKTVDEMLDKADLDVVSVCTPNKFHKDATVKALEAGCHVLCEKPPAMTVEEAQAMADASKKSGKHLSYGFHYRHTSEVDCLKRFIDAGELGEIYAGTAIAVRRRGIPGWGVFTNKELQGGGPLIDIGCHMLDTALYLMGYPEPTMVWGATYQKLGTRKGVGLLGDWDWEHFTVEDMARGMIQFANGATLVIESAFAANVKERDVMNVKLMGDLGGANVFPLELYQEKHGALIDVTPAYLPEVSPYEREIRRWVDACLTGEPPLSTAEQGVKLQRILNGLYLSAERGEPVKL
- a CDS encoding sugar phosphate isomerase/epimerase family protein, with translation MEPCLHPTLVDETSLVPYLDLARETGYRYVDVPFSWLEAEAERHGEAYLEDLFRARGLVLANLGLPVNLYESEPSFLRELALLPDRARLCARLGARGVTTFLWPSVDEAPVRYISQLARRIRQVAVELMPLGMRVGLEYVGPHHLRGRTYPFVQSLADLKTFWEAVGAPNVGVLADSYHWYTAGESEDDLAELPAEKIVYVHINDTNDAPQDAHDGRRLMPGDGCIPLVSFLRGLYRAGYRGPVAAEVLHEAPLGGTGASRALRVRERLESLIQLAKGER
- a CDS encoding sugar phosphate isomerase/epimerase family protein, with the protein product MKLGIFTVLFSQMPFEEMLDHVAAAGVDAVEIGTGGYPGNAHCDRAALLASAEKRSAFLNAVASRGLEISALSCHNNPLHPNREVRERADRELRETIKLAAELGVKTVVTFSGCPGESEHSENPVWVTCPWPEEYSRVLEWQWKEKVIPYWTEMNRFAADHGVRIAIEAHPGFVVYNGETLLRLREACGEQIGINFDPSHMFWQGIDPVEAVHALAQHACIFHVHAKDTGFNKRNVARDGVLDTKPYREELKRAWIFRTVGYGHGQETWADLLSALQMNGYDGVISIEHEDSLMSIEEGFQKAVSFLRPLVIREKLQQMWWA
- a CDS encoding Gfo/Idh/MocA family protein, producing the protein MPKRSIRIGMVGYQFMGKAHSHAYRDLSFFFDDLPVEPVLQAIAGRSEEPLRRAAEAYGFASYETDWRRLVEREDIDVIDIVTPNNAHAEIAIAAAEHGKHVICEKPLAMTVDEAVRMRNAVRAAGVHHLVCHNYRYAPAVQFAKRLIDEGRLGRIYHVRAQYLQDWIMDPGFPLVWRLRKDVTGSGALGDIAAHILDLARFLVGEIREVAACMETFIKERPLGEMAGGLEAKASAGTGQVDVDDAVAFLARFENGAMGVFEATRFAGGHRNGNQLEVNGEKGSIRWNLEDMNWLEVYFHGDEPGLQGFRRINCTEPEHPYAERYWPAGHIIGYEHTFLNLFGAFFRGLVEGQPVRPDFDDGVRNQCVLEAVEQAAASRAWETVSYR